One stretch of Ooceraea biroi isolate clonal line C1 chromosome 4, Obir_v5.4, whole genome shotgun sequence DNA includes these proteins:
- the LOC105282681 gene encoding upstream stimulatory factor 2 isoform X7, with protein MEIVNRYNTVDESAEENIMSDETVGVVLEEAEIMDCDADVEADDDNIQYHLYTVNRGDNAVAYKVMHVNDNHGENSELSIATPLHNTVQVLTSPLNGQLYVLSNGSASDVATSESAKTVSSRVTKLQIKGSQSIVTGVKKRDERRRVTHNEIERRRRGKISNWISKLGKLLADCDQGVDKEGDAKTNCESQSTGGILARACEYITELREANEKLAQSMDESAELMEEAKNLRQLVSQLRDENSKLKIQISKGNAFLLDT; from the exons ATGGAAATTGTCAATCGTTACAACACGGTAGACGAAAG CGCAGAGGAGAATATAATGAGCGACGAAACTGTTGGTGTGGTCTTGGAGGAGGCAGAGATAATGGACTGTGACGCTGATGTTGAGGCTGACGACGACAACATACAGTATCATCTGTACACGGTGAACAGAGGTGACAATGCAGTGGCATACAAAGTTATGCATGTTAATGATAATCACGGAGAAAACAGTGAGCTTTCCATAGCTACTCCTCTGCACAACACCGTCCAAGTGTTGACTTCTCCTTTAAACGGGCAATTGTACGTACTCAGCAATGGCTCGGCGAGTGATGTCGCAACATCGGAGTCTGCGAAAACAGTTTCATCACGTGTAACCAAATTGCAGATAAAAGGATCGCAAAGTATCGTCACAGGCGTGAAGAAG AGGGACGAGAGGCGAAGAGTAACTCATAACGAAATTGAGAGGCGTCGAAGGGGCAAGATCAGCAACTGGATCTCAAAGTTGGGAAAACTTTTGGCAGATTGCGATCAAGGTGTGGACAAAGAGGGAGACGCCAAGACAAACTGTGAATCACAA AGTACAGGGGGTATACTGGCACGAGCCTGTGAGTACATTACGGAATTAAGAGAGGCCAATGAGAAGTTGGCCCAAAGTATGGACGAAAGCGCAGAATTAATGGAGGAAGCTAAAAATCTTCGACAGCTCGTAAGTCAATTAAGGGATGAGAATTCAAAATTGAAGATTCAGATCTCAAAAGGCAATGCATTTCTGCTCGATACTTAG
- the LOC105282681 gene encoding upstream stimulatory factor isoform X9 has translation MEIVNRYNTVDERCSAEENIMSDETVGVVLEEAEIMDCDADVEADDDNIQYHLYTVNRGDNAVAYKVMHVNDNHGENSELSIATPLHNTVQVLTSPLNGQLYVLSNGSASDVATSESAKTVSSRVTKLQIKGSQSIVTGVKKRDERRRVTHNEIERRRRGKISNWISKLGKLLADCDQGVDKEGDAKTNCESQSTGGILARACEYITELREANEKLAQSMDESAELMEEAKNLRQL, from the exons ATGGAAATTGTCAATCGTTACAACACGGTAGACGAAAGGTGCAG CGCAGAGGAGAATATAATGAGCGACGAAACTGTTGGTGTGGTCTTGGAGGAGGCAGAGATAATGGACTGTGACGCTGATGTTGAGGCTGACGACGACAACATACAGTATCATCTGTACACGGTGAACAGAGGTGACAATGCAGTGGCATACAAAGTTATGCATGTTAATGATAATCACGGAGAAAACAGTGAGCTTTCCATAGCTACTCCTCTGCACAACACCGTCCAAGTGTTGACTTCTCCTTTAAACGGGCAATTGTACGTACTCAGCAATGGCTCGGCGAGTGATGTCGCAACATCGGAGTCTGCGAAAACAGTTTCATCACGTGTAACCAAATTGCAGATAAAAGGATCGCAAAGTATCGTCACAGGCGTGAAGAAG AGGGACGAGAGGCGAAGAGTAACTCATAACGAAATTGAGAGGCGTCGAAGGGGCAAGATCAGCAACTGGATCTCAAAGTTGGGAAAACTTTTGGCAGATTGCGATCAAGGTGTGGACAAAGAGGGAGACGCCAAGACAAACTGTGAATCACAA AGTACAGGGGGTATACTGGCACGAGCCTGTGAGTACATTACGGAATTAAGAGAGGCCAATGAGAAGTTGGCCCAAAGTATGGACGAAAGCGCAGAATTAATGGAGGAAGCTAAAAATCTTCGACAGCTC TGA
- the LOC105282681 gene encoding upstream stimulatory factor 2 isoform X6: MEIVNRYNTVDERCSAEENIMSDETVGVVLEEAEIMDCDADVEADDDNIQYHLYTVNRGDNAVAYKVMHVNDNHGENSELSIATPLHNTVQVLTSPLNGQLYVLSNGSASDVATSESAKTVSSRVTKLQIKGSQSIVTGVKKRDERRRVTHNEIERRRRGKISNWISKLGKLLADCDQGVDKEGDAKTNCESQSTGGILARACEYITELREANEKLAQSMDESAELMEEAKNLRQLVSQLRDENSKLKIQISKGNAFLLDT; encoded by the exons ATGGAAATTGTCAATCGTTACAACACGGTAGACGAAAGGTGCAG CGCAGAGGAGAATATAATGAGCGACGAAACTGTTGGTGTGGTCTTGGAGGAGGCAGAGATAATGGACTGTGACGCTGATGTTGAGGCTGACGACGACAACATACAGTATCATCTGTACACGGTGAACAGAGGTGACAATGCAGTGGCATACAAAGTTATGCATGTTAATGATAATCACGGAGAAAACAGTGAGCTTTCCATAGCTACTCCTCTGCACAACACCGTCCAAGTGTTGACTTCTCCTTTAAACGGGCAATTGTACGTACTCAGCAATGGCTCGGCGAGTGATGTCGCAACATCGGAGTCTGCGAAAACAGTTTCATCACGTGTAACCAAATTGCAGATAAAAGGATCGCAAAGTATCGTCACAGGCGTGAAGAAG AGGGACGAGAGGCGAAGAGTAACTCATAACGAAATTGAGAGGCGTCGAAGGGGCAAGATCAGCAACTGGATCTCAAAGTTGGGAAAACTTTTGGCAGATTGCGATCAAGGTGTGGACAAAGAGGGAGACGCCAAGACAAACTGTGAATCACAA AGTACAGGGGGTATACTGGCACGAGCCTGTGAGTACATTACGGAATTAAGAGAGGCCAATGAGAAGTTGGCCCAAAGTATGGACGAAAGCGCAGAATTAATGGAGGAAGCTAAAAATCTTCGACAGCTCGTAAGTCAATTAAGGGATGAGAATTCAAAATTGAAGATTCAGATCTCAAAAGGCAATGCATTTCTGCTCGATACTTAG
- the LOC105282681 gene encoding upstream stimulatory factor isoform X8, with the protein MEIVNRYNTVDERCSAEENIMSDETVGVVLEEAEIMDCDADVEADDDNIQYHLYTVNRGDNAVAYKVMHVNDNHGENSELSIATPLHNTVQVLTSPLNGQLYVLSNGSASDVATSESAKTVSSRVTKLQIKGSQSIVTGVKKRDERRRVTHNEIERRRRGKISNWISKLGKLLADCDQGVDKEGDAKTNCESQSTGGILARACEYITELREANEKLAQSMDESAELMEEAKNLRQLFAPCSPNCKRDW; encoded by the exons ATGGAAATTGTCAATCGTTACAACACGGTAGACGAAAGGTGCAG CGCAGAGGAGAATATAATGAGCGACGAAACTGTTGGTGTGGTCTTGGAGGAGGCAGAGATAATGGACTGTGACGCTGATGTTGAGGCTGACGACGACAACATACAGTATCATCTGTACACGGTGAACAGAGGTGACAATGCAGTGGCATACAAAGTTATGCATGTTAATGATAATCACGGAGAAAACAGTGAGCTTTCCATAGCTACTCCTCTGCACAACACCGTCCAAGTGTTGACTTCTCCTTTAAACGGGCAATTGTACGTACTCAGCAATGGCTCGGCGAGTGATGTCGCAACATCGGAGTCTGCGAAAACAGTTTCATCACGTGTAACCAAATTGCAGATAAAAGGATCGCAAAGTATCGTCACAGGCGTGAAGAAG AGGGACGAGAGGCGAAGAGTAACTCATAACGAAATTGAGAGGCGTCGAAGGGGCAAGATCAGCAACTGGATCTCAAAGTTGGGAAAACTTTTGGCAGATTGCGATCAAGGTGTGGACAAAGAGGGAGACGCCAAGACAAACTGTGAATCACAA AGTACAGGGGGTATACTGGCACGAGCCTGTGAGTACATTACGGAATTAAGAGAGGCCAATGAGAAGTTGGCCCAAAGTATGGACGAAAGCGCAGAATTAATGGAGGAAGCTAAAAATCTTCGACAGCTC